The following is a genomic window from Capnocytophaga stomatis.
TCCTAATCGGAAGGATTGATAATTTTTAGCTTTCTTCTATCGGCGTCAATCCATTCAAATTCAAGCGTTGTATAGCGTTCAGGTAGGTAGGAACTTACGCGTTCCGCCCACTCAATGAAGCACCACGCTCCGGAATACAGATATTCTTCAAAACCAATATCAAAGGCTTCCTCCTCACGTTCAATACGATAAAAATCAAAGTGATATACGGTGTTATCGTCATTTTCATAATGATTCACCAACCCAAAAGTAGGGCTTGCAGCAACGTCATTAATCCCAAGAGCCTTTACTAAGGATTTGATAAGCGTAGTTTTTCCCATTCCCATACTTCCTTCAAA
Proteins encoded in this region:
- the tsaE gene encoding tRNA (adenosine(37)-N6)-threonylcarbamoyltransferase complex ATPase subunit type 1 TsaE, coding for MEITYSLSEIDEIARQIIPLLSSKVVIFEGSMGMGKTTLIKSLVKALGINDVAASPTFGLVNHYENDDNTVYHFDFYRIEREEEAFDIGFEEYLYSGAWCFIEWAERVSSYLPERYTTLEFEWIDADRRKLKIINPSD